The sequence below is a genomic window from Nitrospirota bacterium.
AGTTTTCTATAATATCACCACCTCCTATAATGGATTGAATAATATTCCCCTCGCTAAAACCTTCTTCTATCATATGCCGAACGGCATGAATCCTCAATCTATATTTTCCAGCTTTTACACGCTCCGTGATACTTTCCAATACAGCATTATTAGGGTTACTCTTCAACATTGTAAATACTCATCTCTTTCATTAGGTAAGGAATTAAGGAGATTTATTTTCTGTATTTTTTAAATTTACCAAATCATCATGGATTTTCTTTATCACTATCTTCATCCCGGGAATATGCTCCTTACAAACAGCAAACACCGTCTCAGCATCAATATCAAAATAATGGTGTGTTATGATGTCTCTCATCCCTTTTGCTTTCTTCCAGTCTATCTCAAGGTAATTTGCAAGGAGTTTCGAATCGGTCAGTTTATCTACCTGCTTCAACGCCTCGCCAATGTTTATAAGCTGCATACAAATGCTGTCAAGCTTCTCCAGACCAATGTCATCCTTTAAAAAATCGTCGCTGCATTCAATAGACTGAAATCTCTTTGTGATCTGATCTACTGACCAGTCTAAGTTTTTAAAAACCTCAATGACCAGTTCTATGTCATACATAAATTGCGTCTTTTAAGATCCTCTGTTTCAAGAACTTGTTCATTTTGTCTCTGATCCTTACAACATCAACCTTGCTGCCCATGGCTTCTTCAATAGTTTGTTTGATGCCTATAAGATTAAAGAGGTCAGGGTTATCCATTTCAACTACAATGTCAATGTCACTACCTTCATGTACCTCACCCCTGGCGTAACTGCCAAATATACCAATCTTTTTAATACCGTATTTTTTCTCAAATTCTGCCTTATGCGCTGATATAAACTTTATTATGTCTTCTCTATTCATTATCTACGCCTCTATGAACCCGGAACCCGGCATTTTTGTTAGAGTATCTTATCAAATTTGCGAAGATTGTGCTAAGAAAATCTATGGTAGTCAAGAATATCGCCTTTAACTCTGGACAATGCCGATAAAAGTCTTTTCTTCTCTATTCCTAACAACTCCAAGTCCATAACATCACTTTCTACTTATTAACTCACCTTATTGATGCACCTTTATCGCATCCTTACAACACTGCAAAAATTCCTTACCAAACTTCTCCTGTCTTTTCCTGTTATCAGCCAACAGTTCTGCAGGATTAGCTATTTTAGTCACGGGATTAAGCCATATAGCTTTCATTATTTCAGCAAGATGTTCAGGGTCATTTTTCCTGAAATAAAACCCTGATCCCGGAGATTGTTCTTTGTGTACATCAATATCTGACAAAATTACCGGATGCCCCATAGACTTGGTTTCTTCAACAGTTGTTGACCACCCTTCAAATAAGGACGGATTGATTACAGCTTGCGAACACTTCATCAGATTCATTACATCAGTAAAGGGCACCTGTCCAAGAAAGTATAAATCCTGCGTTACATCAAGTTCATCACAATACTTCAATAATTCCTTGAAATAACCCGGATTTCTATAGTCATTTGTATCGCCTGTCATTACAACATTAACGCGAAAATTATTATTCAATAATATCTTTACTGCATCAAATACAACCTTATGATTTTTATGCTTCCAGAACTGATTAGGAAGATAAAAATACTTTTCAGGAATATCATATCGTTTGAATACTGTAAGATCTTTTTTCTCTATCATTTCTGCAGAAATATCACACACAAACTGAAGTACCCTTACCTTTGACTCATGCTCCGGGAAAAGAGAAATAAAGTCTTTTCTGGCATTGTTACTGCTTACAATTACAATTGTCGCATGCTGAGCTATTTTTTGAAATTCATTATCTCTAATTTTAATTTCTTCTGCTGAAAAATAATCAGGATAATGAATATGCTGAAAGTCAGGTATCCATTCTATTGAAGGAATATAACGGGCCATCAATGGATCGCCAATCTGATAACAGACGTCAATCCCTTTAAGCTTCTTAATATAGGCCGGTTTGATTCTTACAGAGAGATGCATTTTTTTAAGAAGCACTTCGTTGGTATACCAACGAATAGAAAACAGATATGAAGAGTCTGATGCAAAATCCCCTGCAAATTGTATCCTGTCTTTGTATTCAGCATCAACTTTTCCATAATTATAAAACTTCACGGATGGGTCATAAGTCATTACAGACTTATACAGATTAGTTATATAGTTAATGCCGCCCATCCATTCAGAAAAATATGCTGTTGAAACTGCGATTTTCATTTATGAGAAGCTATTGATTTCCGTCCTGCACCATTCTGAATAATTTGCTACTCCTTTTTCTAATGTAACTACAGGGGAAAAACCAAGAGATTGTAATTTAGAAATATCCGCCCTCCAGTTCAATGGATTCCCTGCAGGTATTACGCTATCAAATTCCATCGTTATGTTTAAGTTTAAAGACTTCAAAATCAGTTCCCCAAGTTCCTGAATGGTCGCCTCTCTTCCTGTTGCAAGGTTGTATGCCTCTCCTTCCATAGGAGCCTTTTCTAATACTATACTTAGTGCACTTACAATATCTACAGCATGAATAAAATCCCTGCTTTCTTTGCCGGTTCCCTGCAATTTGAGTTGTCCCTT
It includes:
- a CDS encoding DUF86 domain-containing protein, whose product is MYDIELVIEVFKNLDWSVDQITKRFQSIECSDDFLKDDIGLEKLDSICMQLINIGEALKQVDKLTDSKLLANYLEIDWKKAKGMRDIITHHYFDIDAETVFAVCKEHIPGMKIVIKKIHDDLVNLKNTENKSP
- a CDS encoding nucleotidyltransferase family protein codes for the protein MNREDIIKFISAHKAEFEKKYGIKKIGIFGSYARGEVHEGSDIDIVVEMDNPDLFNLIGIKQTIEEAMGSKVDVVRIRDKMNKFLKQRILKDAIYV
- a CDS encoding glycosyltransferase family 4 protein, giving the protein MKIAVSTAYFSEWMGGINYITNLYKSVMTYDPSVKFYNYGKVDAEYKDRIQFAGDFASDSSYLFSIRWYTNEVLLKKMHLSVRIKPAYIKKLKGIDVCYQIGDPLMARYIPSIEWIPDFQHIHYPDYFSAEEIKIRDNEFQKIAQHATIVIVSSNNARKDFISLFPEHESKVRVLQFVCDISAEMIEKKDLTVFKRYDIPEKYFYLPNQFWKHKNHKVVFDAVKILLNNNFRVNVVMTGDTNDYRNPGYFKELLKYCDELDVTQDLYFLGQVPFTDVMNLMKCSQAVINPSLFEGWSTTVEETKSMGHPVILSDIDVHKEQSPGSGFYFRKNDPEHLAEIMKAIWLNPVTKIANPAELLADNRKRQEKFGKEFLQCCKDAIKVHQ